The proteins below come from a single Acinonyx jubatus isolate Ajub_Pintada_27869175 chromosome A1, VMU_Ajub_asm_v1.0, whole genome shotgun sequence genomic window:
- the TRIM41 gene encoding E3 ubiquitin-protein ligase TRIM41 isoform X8 translates to MAAVAMTPNPVQTLQEEAVCAICLDYFTDPVSIGCGHNFCRVCVTQLWGGEDEEDRDELDREEEEEDGEEEEVEAVGAGGGWDTPMRDEDYEGDMEEEVEEEEEGVFWTSGMGGSNWDNMDYVWEEEDEEEDLDYYLGDMEEDLRGEDEEDEEEVLEEDEEEELDPVTPLPPPPAPRRCFTCPQCRKSFPRRSFRPNLQLANMVQVIRQMHPTPGRGSRGNEQGICPKHQEALKLFCEVDEEAICVVCRESRSHKQHSVVPLEEVVQEYKNHSSCATTTAFCTLLWAKLQGHVEPLRKHLEAVQKMKAKEERRVTELKV, encoded by the exons ATGGCTGCCGTTGCCATGACACCCAACCCTGTGCAGACCCTTCAGGAGGAGGCGGTGTGCGCCATCTGCCTCGATTACTTCACGGACCCCGTGTCCATCGGCTGCGGGCACAACTTCTGCCGAGTGTGTGTAACCCAGttgtggggaggggaagatgaGGAGGACAGGGACGAGTTAGAccgggaagaggaagaggaggacggagaggaggaggaggtggaggctgTGGGGGCCGGTGGAGGGTGGGACACCCCCATGAGGGATGAAGACTATGAGGGCGACATGGAGGAGGAGGtcgaggaggaagaggagggtgtgTTCTGGACCAGTGGCATGGGCGGGTCCAACTGGGACAACATGGACTatgtgtgggaggaggaggacgaggaggaagaTTTGGACTACTACCTGGGGGACATGGAGGAGGACCTGAGAGGGGAGgatgaggaggacgaggaggaagtGCTGGAGGAGGACGAGGAAGAGGAGTTAGACCCCGTCACCCCACTGCCCCCGCCTCCAGCCCCTCGGAGGTGCTTCACCTGCCCCCAGTGCCGAAAGAGCTTTCCCAGGCGGAGCTTCCGCCCCAACCTGCAGCTGGCCAACATGGTCCAGGTGATTCGACAGATGCACCCAACTCCTGGTCGAGGGAGCCGTGGGAACGAGCAGGGCATTTGTCCCAAACACCAGGAAGCCCTGAAGCTCTTCTGCGAGGTGGATGAAGAGGCCATATGTGTGGTGTGTCGAGAATCCAGGAGCCACAAACAGCACAGCGTGGTGCCATTGGAGGAGGTGGTGCAGGAGTACAAG AACCACTCATCCTGTGCAACAACCACTGCCTTTTGTACTCTTCTCTGG GCCAAACTGCAGGGGCATGTGGAACCACTGAGGAAGCATCTAGAGGCTGTGCAGAAGATGAAGGCCAAGGAGGAGAGGCGGGTGACAGAACTGAAG GTGTGA
- the TRIM41 gene encoding E3 ubiquitin-protein ligase TRIM41 isoform X9 — protein sequence MAAVAMTPNPVQTLQEEAVCAICLDYFTDPVSIGCGHNFCRVCVTQLWGGEDEEDRDELDREEEEEDGEEEEVEAVGAGGGWDTPMRDEDYEGDMEEEVEEEEEGVFWTSGMGGSNWDNMDYVWEEEDEEEDLDYYLGDMEEDLRGEDEEDEEEVLEEDEEEELDPVTPLPPPPAPRRCFTCPQCRKSFPRRSFRPNLQLANMVQVIRQMHPTPGRGSRGNEQGICPKHQEALKLFCEVDEEAICVVCRESRSHKQHSVVPLEEVVQEYKAKLQGHVEPLRKHLEAVQKMKAKEERRVTELKV from the exons ATGGCTGCCGTTGCCATGACACCCAACCCTGTGCAGACCCTTCAGGAGGAGGCGGTGTGCGCCATCTGCCTCGATTACTTCACGGACCCCGTGTCCATCGGCTGCGGGCACAACTTCTGCCGAGTGTGTGTAACCCAGttgtggggaggggaagatgaGGAGGACAGGGACGAGTTAGAccgggaagaggaagaggaggacggagaggaggaggaggtggaggctgTGGGGGCCGGTGGAGGGTGGGACACCCCCATGAGGGATGAAGACTATGAGGGCGACATGGAGGAGGAGGtcgaggaggaagaggagggtgtgTTCTGGACCAGTGGCATGGGCGGGTCCAACTGGGACAACATGGACTatgtgtgggaggaggaggacgaggaggaagaTTTGGACTACTACCTGGGGGACATGGAGGAGGACCTGAGAGGGGAGgatgaggaggacgaggaggaagtGCTGGAGGAGGACGAGGAAGAGGAGTTAGACCCCGTCACCCCACTGCCCCCGCCTCCAGCCCCTCGGAGGTGCTTCACCTGCCCCCAGTGCCGAAAGAGCTTTCCCAGGCGGAGCTTCCGCCCCAACCTGCAGCTGGCCAACATGGTCCAGGTGATTCGACAGATGCACCCAACTCCTGGTCGAGGGAGCCGTGGGAACGAGCAGGGCATTTGTCCCAAACACCAGGAAGCCCTGAAGCTCTTCTGCGAGGTGGATGAAGAGGCCATATGTGTGGTGTGTCGAGAATCCAGGAGCCACAAACAGCACAGCGTGGTGCCATTGGAGGAGGTGGTGCAGGAGTACAAG GCCAAACTGCAGGGGCATGTGGAACCACTGAGGAAGCATCTAGAGGCTGTGCAGAAGATGAAGGCCAAGGAGGAGAGGCGGGTGACAGAACTGAAG GTGTGA
- the TRIM41 gene encoding E3 ubiquitin-protein ligase TRIM41 isoform X1, translating to MAAVAMTPNPVQTLQEEAVCAICLDYFTDPVSIGCGHNFCRVCVTQLWGGEDEEDRDELDREEEEEDGEEEEVEAVGAGGGWDTPMRDEDYEGDMEEEVEEEEEGVFWTSGMGGSNWDNMDYVWEEEDEEEDLDYYLGDMEEDLRGEDEEDEEEVLEEDEEEELDPVTPLPPPPAPRRCFTCPQCRKSFPRRSFRPNLQLANMVQVIRQMHPTPGRGSRGNEQGICPKHQEALKLFCEVDEEAICVVCRESRSHKQHSVVPLEEVVQEYKNHSSCATTTAFCTLLWAKLQGHVEPLRKHLEAVQKMKAKEERRVTELKVVSTIPFASSQSQMKSELAAVASEFGRLTRFLAEEQAGLERRLREMHEAQLGRAGAAASRLAEQAAQLSRLLAEAQERSQQGGLRLLQDIKETFNRCEEVQLQPPEVWSPDPCQPHSHDFLTDAIVRKMSRMFCQAARVDLTLDPDTAHPALMLSPDRRGVRLAERRQEVADHSKRFSADCCVLGAQGFRSGRHYWEVEVGGRRGWAVGAARESTHHKEKVGSGGSSLGSGDASSSRHHHRRRRLHLPQQPLLQREVWCVGTNGKRYQAQSSTEQTLLSPSEKPRRFGVYLDYEAGRLGFYNAETLAHVHTFSAAFLGERVFPFFRVLSKGTRIKLCP from the exons ATGGCTGCCGTTGCCATGACACCCAACCCTGTGCAGACCCTTCAGGAGGAGGCGGTGTGCGCCATCTGCCTCGATTACTTCACGGACCCCGTGTCCATCGGCTGCGGGCACAACTTCTGCCGAGTGTGTGTAACCCAGttgtggggaggggaagatgaGGAGGACAGGGACGAGTTAGAccgggaagaggaagaggaggacggagaggaggaggaggtggaggctgTGGGGGCCGGTGGAGGGTGGGACACCCCCATGAGGGATGAAGACTATGAGGGCGACATGGAGGAGGAGGtcgaggaggaagaggagggtgtgTTCTGGACCAGTGGCATGGGCGGGTCCAACTGGGACAACATGGACTatgtgtgggaggaggaggacgaggaggaagaTTTGGACTACTACCTGGGGGACATGGAGGAGGACCTGAGAGGGGAGgatgaggaggacgaggaggaagtGCTGGAGGAGGACGAGGAAGAGGAGTTAGACCCCGTCACCCCACTGCCCCCGCCTCCAGCCCCTCGGAGGTGCTTCACCTGCCCCCAGTGCCGAAAGAGCTTTCCCAGGCGGAGCTTCCGCCCCAACCTGCAGCTGGCCAACATGGTCCAGGTGATTCGACAGATGCACCCAACTCCTGGTCGAGGGAGCCGTGGGAACGAGCAGGGCATTTGTCCCAAACACCAGGAAGCCCTGAAGCTCTTCTGCGAGGTGGATGAAGAGGCCATATGTGTGGTGTGTCGAGAATCCAGGAGCCACAAACAGCACAGCGTGGTGCCATTGGAGGAGGTGGTGCAGGAGTACAAG AACCACTCATCCTGTGCAACAACCACTGCCTTTTGTACTCTTCTCTGG GCCAAACTGCAGGGGCATGTGGAACCACTGAGGAAGCATCTAGAGGCTGTGCAGAAGATGAAGGCCAAGGAGGAGAGGCGGGTGACAGAACTGAAG GTGGTATCCACCATCCCCTTTGCATCATCCCAGAGCCAGATGAAGTCAGAGCTGGCAGCTGTGGCCTCGGAGTTCGGGCGGCTGACACGGTTTCTGGCTGAAGAGCAGGCAGGGTTGGAGCGGCGCCTCCGAGAGATGCACGAAGCCCAGCTAGGGCGTGCAGGAGCAGCGGCCAGCCGCCTGGCGGAGCAGGCTGCCCAGCTGAGCCGCCTGCTGGCGGAGGCCCAGGAGCGGAGCCAGCAGGGGGGCCTGCGGCTGCTCCAG GACATCAAGGAGACTTTCAATAG GTGTGAAGAGGTACAGCTGCAACCCCCAGAGGTCTGGTCCCCTGACCCGTGTCAGCCCCATAGCCATGACTTCTTGACAGATGCCATCGTGAGGAAAATGAGCCGGATGTTCTGTCAGGCTGCCCGAG TGGACCTGACGCTGGACCCTGACACGGCTCACCCGGCCCTGATGCTCTCCCCTGACCGCCGGGGGGTCCGCCTGGCAGAGCGGCGGCAGGAGGTTGCTGACCATTCCAAGCGCTTCTCAGCCGACTGCTGCGTATTGGGGGCCCAAGGCTTCCGCTCTGGGCGGCACTACTGGGAGGTAGAGGTGGGAGGGCGGCGGGGTTGGGCGGTGGGCGCTGCCCGTGAATCGACCCATCATAAGGAGAAGGTGGGCTCTGGGGGATCCTCTTTGGGCAGTGGGGATGCCAGCTCCTCACGCCATCACCATCGCCGCCGCCGGCTCCACCTACCCCAACAGCCCCTGCTCCAGCGCGAAGTGTGGTGTGTGGGCACCAATGGCAAACGCTACCAGGCACAGAGCTCAACGGAGCAGACACTGCTGAGCCCAAGTGAGAAACCACGGCGCTTTGGCGTGTACCTGGACTATGAGGCTGGGCGCCTAGGCTTCTACAATGCGGAGACTCTAGCCCACGTGCATACCTTCTCAGCTGCTTTCCTGGGCGAGCGTGTCTTCCCTTTCTTTCGAGTGCTCTCCAAGGGTACTCGTATCAAGCTATGCCCTTGA
- the TRIM41 gene encoding E3 ubiquitin-protein ligase TRIM41 isoform X5, with amino-acid sequence MAAVAMTPNPVQTLQEEAVCAICLDYFTDPVSIGCGHNFCRVCVTQLWGGEDEEDRDELDREEEEEDGEEEEVEAVGAGGGWDTPMRDEDYEGDMEEEVEEEEEGVFWTSGMGGSNWDNMDYVWEEEDEEEDLDYYLGDMEEDLRGEDEEDEEEVLEEDEEEELDPVTPLPPPPAPRRCFTCPQCRKSFPRRSFRPNLQLANMVQVIRQMHPTPGRGSRGNEQGICPKHQEALKLFCEVDEEAICVVCRESRSHKQHSVVPLEEVVQEYKNHSSCATTTAFCTLLWAKLQGHVEPLRKHLEAVQKMKAKEERRVTELKDIKETFNRCEEVQLQPPEVWSPDPCQPHSHDFLTDAIVRKMSRMFCQAARVDLTLDPDTAHPALMLSPDRRGVRLAERRQEVADHSKRFSADCCVLGAQGFRSGRHYWEVEVGGRRGWAVGAARESTHHKEKVGSGGSSLGSGDASSSRHHHRRRRLHLPQQPLLQREVWCVGTNGKRYQAQSSTEQTLLSPSEKPRRFGVYLDYEAGRLGFYNAETLAHVHTFSAAFLGERVFPFFRVLSKGTRIKLCP; translated from the exons ATGGCTGCCGTTGCCATGACACCCAACCCTGTGCAGACCCTTCAGGAGGAGGCGGTGTGCGCCATCTGCCTCGATTACTTCACGGACCCCGTGTCCATCGGCTGCGGGCACAACTTCTGCCGAGTGTGTGTAACCCAGttgtggggaggggaagatgaGGAGGACAGGGACGAGTTAGAccgggaagaggaagaggaggacggagaggaggaggaggtggaggctgTGGGGGCCGGTGGAGGGTGGGACACCCCCATGAGGGATGAAGACTATGAGGGCGACATGGAGGAGGAGGtcgaggaggaagaggagggtgtgTTCTGGACCAGTGGCATGGGCGGGTCCAACTGGGACAACATGGACTatgtgtgggaggaggaggacgaggaggaagaTTTGGACTACTACCTGGGGGACATGGAGGAGGACCTGAGAGGGGAGgatgaggaggacgaggaggaagtGCTGGAGGAGGACGAGGAAGAGGAGTTAGACCCCGTCACCCCACTGCCCCCGCCTCCAGCCCCTCGGAGGTGCTTCACCTGCCCCCAGTGCCGAAAGAGCTTTCCCAGGCGGAGCTTCCGCCCCAACCTGCAGCTGGCCAACATGGTCCAGGTGATTCGACAGATGCACCCAACTCCTGGTCGAGGGAGCCGTGGGAACGAGCAGGGCATTTGTCCCAAACACCAGGAAGCCCTGAAGCTCTTCTGCGAGGTGGATGAAGAGGCCATATGTGTGGTGTGTCGAGAATCCAGGAGCCACAAACAGCACAGCGTGGTGCCATTGGAGGAGGTGGTGCAGGAGTACAAG AACCACTCATCCTGTGCAACAACCACTGCCTTTTGTACTCTTCTCTGG GCCAAACTGCAGGGGCATGTGGAACCACTGAGGAAGCATCTAGAGGCTGTGCAGAAGATGAAGGCCAAGGAGGAGAGGCGGGTGACAGAACTGAAG GACATCAAGGAGACTTTCAATAG GTGTGAAGAGGTACAGCTGCAACCCCCAGAGGTCTGGTCCCCTGACCCGTGTCAGCCCCATAGCCATGACTTCTTGACAGATGCCATCGTGAGGAAAATGAGCCGGATGTTCTGTCAGGCTGCCCGAG TGGACCTGACGCTGGACCCTGACACGGCTCACCCGGCCCTGATGCTCTCCCCTGACCGCCGGGGGGTCCGCCTGGCAGAGCGGCGGCAGGAGGTTGCTGACCATTCCAAGCGCTTCTCAGCCGACTGCTGCGTATTGGGGGCCCAAGGCTTCCGCTCTGGGCGGCACTACTGGGAGGTAGAGGTGGGAGGGCGGCGGGGTTGGGCGGTGGGCGCTGCCCGTGAATCGACCCATCATAAGGAGAAGGTGGGCTCTGGGGGATCCTCTTTGGGCAGTGGGGATGCCAGCTCCTCACGCCATCACCATCGCCGCCGCCGGCTCCACCTACCCCAACAGCCCCTGCTCCAGCGCGAAGTGTGGTGTGTGGGCACCAATGGCAAACGCTACCAGGCACAGAGCTCAACGGAGCAGACACTGCTGAGCCCAAGTGAGAAACCACGGCGCTTTGGCGTGTACCTGGACTATGAGGCTGGGCGCCTAGGCTTCTACAATGCGGAGACTCTAGCCCACGTGCATACCTTCTCAGCTGCTTTCCTGGGCGAGCGTGTCTTCCCTTTCTTTCGAGTGCTCTCCAAGGGTACTCGTATCAAGCTATGCCCTTGA
- the TRIM41 gene encoding E3 ubiquitin-protein ligase TRIM41 isoform X3, producing the protein MAAVAMTPNPVQTLQEEAVCAICLDYFTDPVSIGCGHNFCRVCVTQLWGGEDEEDRDELDREEEEEDGEEEEVEAVGAGGGWDTPMRDEDYEGDMEEEVEEEEEGVFWTSGMGGSNWDNMDYVWEEEDEEEDLDYYLGDMEEDLRGEDEEDEEEVLEEDEEEELDPVTPLPPPPAPRRCFTCPQCRKSFPRRSFRPNLQLANMVQVIRQMHPTPGRGSRGNEQGICPKHQEALKLFCEVDEEAICVVCRESRSHKQHSVVPLEEVVQEYKAKLQGHVEPLRKHLEAVQKMKAKEERRVTELKVVSTIPFASSQSQMKSELAAVASEFGRLTRFLAEEQAGLERRLREMHEAQLGRAGAAASRLAEQAAQLSRLLAEAQERSQQGGLRLLQDIKETFNRCEEVQLQPPEVWSPDPCQPHSHDFLTDAIVRKMSRMFCQAARVDLTLDPDTAHPALMLSPDRRGVRLAERRQEVADHSKRFSADCCVLGAQGFRSGRHYWEVEVGGRRGWAVGAARESTHHKEKVGSGGSSLGSGDASSSRHHHRRRRLHLPQQPLLQREVWCVGTNGKRYQAQSSTEQTLLSPSEKPRRFGVYLDYEAGRLGFYNAETLAHVHTFSAAFLGERVFPFFRVLSKGTRIKLCP; encoded by the exons ATGGCTGCCGTTGCCATGACACCCAACCCTGTGCAGACCCTTCAGGAGGAGGCGGTGTGCGCCATCTGCCTCGATTACTTCACGGACCCCGTGTCCATCGGCTGCGGGCACAACTTCTGCCGAGTGTGTGTAACCCAGttgtggggaggggaagatgaGGAGGACAGGGACGAGTTAGAccgggaagaggaagaggaggacggagaggaggaggaggtggaggctgTGGGGGCCGGTGGAGGGTGGGACACCCCCATGAGGGATGAAGACTATGAGGGCGACATGGAGGAGGAGGtcgaggaggaagaggagggtgtgTTCTGGACCAGTGGCATGGGCGGGTCCAACTGGGACAACATGGACTatgtgtgggaggaggaggacgaggaggaagaTTTGGACTACTACCTGGGGGACATGGAGGAGGACCTGAGAGGGGAGgatgaggaggacgaggaggaagtGCTGGAGGAGGACGAGGAAGAGGAGTTAGACCCCGTCACCCCACTGCCCCCGCCTCCAGCCCCTCGGAGGTGCTTCACCTGCCCCCAGTGCCGAAAGAGCTTTCCCAGGCGGAGCTTCCGCCCCAACCTGCAGCTGGCCAACATGGTCCAGGTGATTCGACAGATGCACCCAACTCCTGGTCGAGGGAGCCGTGGGAACGAGCAGGGCATTTGTCCCAAACACCAGGAAGCCCTGAAGCTCTTCTGCGAGGTGGATGAAGAGGCCATATGTGTGGTGTGTCGAGAATCCAGGAGCCACAAACAGCACAGCGTGGTGCCATTGGAGGAGGTGGTGCAGGAGTACAAG GCCAAACTGCAGGGGCATGTGGAACCACTGAGGAAGCATCTAGAGGCTGTGCAGAAGATGAAGGCCAAGGAGGAGAGGCGGGTGACAGAACTGAAG GTGGTATCCACCATCCCCTTTGCATCATCCCAGAGCCAGATGAAGTCAGAGCTGGCAGCTGTGGCCTCGGAGTTCGGGCGGCTGACACGGTTTCTGGCTGAAGAGCAGGCAGGGTTGGAGCGGCGCCTCCGAGAGATGCACGAAGCCCAGCTAGGGCGTGCAGGAGCAGCGGCCAGCCGCCTGGCGGAGCAGGCTGCCCAGCTGAGCCGCCTGCTGGCGGAGGCCCAGGAGCGGAGCCAGCAGGGGGGCCTGCGGCTGCTCCAG GACATCAAGGAGACTTTCAATAG GTGTGAAGAGGTACAGCTGCAACCCCCAGAGGTCTGGTCCCCTGACCCGTGTCAGCCCCATAGCCATGACTTCTTGACAGATGCCATCGTGAGGAAAATGAGCCGGATGTTCTGTCAGGCTGCCCGAG TGGACCTGACGCTGGACCCTGACACGGCTCACCCGGCCCTGATGCTCTCCCCTGACCGCCGGGGGGTCCGCCTGGCAGAGCGGCGGCAGGAGGTTGCTGACCATTCCAAGCGCTTCTCAGCCGACTGCTGCGTATTGGGGGCCCAAGGCTTCCGCTCTGGGCGGCACTACTGGGAGGTAGAGGTGGGAGGGCGGCGGGGTTGGGCGGTGGGCGCTGCCCGTGAATCGACCCATCATAAGGAGAAGGTGGGCTCTGGGGGATCCTCTTTGGGCAGTGGGGATGCCAGCTCCTCACGCCATCACCATCGCCGCCGCCGGCTCCACCTACCCCAACAGCCCCTGCTCCAGCGCGAAGTGTGGTGTGTGGGCACCAATGGCAAACGCTACCAGGCACAGAGCTCAACGGAGCAGACACTGCTGAGCCCAAGTGAGAAACCACGGCGCTTTGGCGTGTACCTGGACTATGAGGCTGGGCGCCTAGGCTTCTACAATGCGGAGACTCTAGCCCACGTGCATACCTTCTCAGCTGCTTTCCTGGGCGAGCGTGTCTTCCCTTTCTTTCGAGTGCTCTCCAAGGGTACTCGTATCAAGCTATGCCCTTGA
- the TRIM41 gene encoding E3 ubiquitin-protein ligase TRIM41 isoform X4, which yields MAAVAMTPNPVQTLQEEAVCAICLDYFTDPVSIGCGHNFCRVCVTQLWGGEDEEDRDELDREEEEEDGEEEEVEAVGAGGGWDTPMRDEDYEGDMEEEVEEEEEGVFWTSGMGGSNWDNMDYVWEEEDEEEDLDYYLGDMEEDLRGEDEEDEEEVLEEDEEEELDPVTPLPPPPAPRRCFTCPQCRKSFPRRSFRPNLQLANMVQVIRQMHPTPGRGSRGNEQGICPKHQEALKLFCEVDEEAICVVCRESRSHKQHSVVPLEEVVQEYKAKLQGHVEPLRKHLEAVQKMKAKEERRVTELKSQMKSELAAVASEFGRLTRFLAEEQAGLERRLREMHEAQLGRAGAAASRLAEQAAQLSRLLAEAQERSQQGGLRLLQDIKETFNRCEEVQLQPPEVWSPDPCQPHSHDFLTDAIVRKMSRMFCQAARVDLTLDPDTAHPALMLSPDRRGVRLAERRQEVADHSKRFSADCCVLGAQGFRSGRHYWEVEVGGRRGWAVGAARESTHHKEKVGSGGSSLGSGDASSSRHHHRRRRLHLPQQPLLQREVWCVGTNGKRYQAQSSTEQTLLSPSEKPRRFGVYLDYEAGRLGFYNAETLAHVHTFSAAFLGERVFPFFRVLSKGTRIKLCP from the exons ATGGCTGCCGTTGCCATGACACCCAACCCTGTGCAGACCCTTCAGGAGGAGGCGGTGTGCGCCATCTGCCTCGATTACTTCACGGACCCCGTGTCCATCGGCTGCGGGCACAACTTCTGCCGAGTGTGTGTAACCCAGttgtggggaggggaagatgaGGAGGACAGGGACGAGTTAGAccgggaagaggaagaggaggacggagaggaggaggaggtggaggctgTGGGGGCCGGTGGAGGGTGGGACACCCCCATGAGGGATGAAGACTATGAGGGCGACATGGAGGAGGAGGtcgaggaggaagaggagggtgtgTTCTGGACCAGTGGCATGGGCGGGTCCAACTGGGACAACATGGACTatgtgtgggaggaggaggacgaggaggaagaTTTGGACTACTACCTGGGGGACATGGAGGAGGACCTGAGAGGGGAGgatgaggaggacgaggaggaagtGCTGGAGGAGGACGAGGAAGAGGAGTTAGACCCCGTCACCCCACTGCCCCCGCCTCCAGCCCCTCGGAGGTGCTTCACCTGCCCCCAGTGCCGAAAGAGCTTTCCCAGGCGGAGCTTCCGCCCCAACCTGCAGCTGGCCAACATGGTCCAGGTGATTCGACAGATGCACCCAACTCCTGGTCGAGGGAGCCGTGGGAACGAGCAGGGCATTTGTCCCAAACACCAGGAAGCCCTGAAGCTCTTCTGCGAGGTGGATGAAGAGGCCATATGTGTGGTGTGTCGAGAATCCAGGAGCCACAAACAGCACAGCGTGGTGCCATTGGAGGAGGTGGTGCAGGAGTACAAG GCCAAACTGCAGGGGCATGTGGAACCACTGAGGAAGCATCTAGAGGCTGTGCAGAAGATGAAGGCCAAGGAGGAGAGGCGGGTGACAGAACTGAAG AGCCAGATGAAGTCAGAGCTGGCAGCTGTGGCCTCGGAGTTCGGGCGGCTGACACGGTTTCTGGCTGAAGAGCAGGCAGGGTTGGAGCGGCGCCTCCGAGAGATGCACGAAGCCCAGCTAGGGCGTGCAGGAGCAGCGGCCAGCCGCCTGGCGGAGCAGGCTGCCCAGCTGAGCCGCCTGCTGGCGGAGGCCCAGGAGCGGAGCCAGCAGGGGGGCCTGCGGCTGCTCCAG GACATCAAGGAGACTTTCAATAG GTGTGAAGAGGTACAGCTGCAACCCCCAGAGGTCTGGTCCCCTGACCCGTGTCAGCCCCATAGCCATGACTTCTTGACAGATGCCATCGTGAGGAAAATGAGCCGGATGTTCTGTCAGGCTGCCCGAG TGGACCTGACGCTGGACCCTGACACGGCTCACCCGGCCCTGATGCTCTCCCCTGACCGCCGGGGGGTCCGCCTGGCAGAGCGGCGGCAGGAGGTTGCTGACCATTCCAAGCGCTTCTCAGCCGACTGCTGCGTATTGGGGGCCCAAGGCTTCCGCTCTGGGCGGCACTACTGGGAGGTAGAGGTGGGAGGGCGGCGGGGTTGGGCGGTGGGCGCTGCCCGTGAATCGACCCATCATAAGGAGAAGGTGGGCTCTGGGGGATCCTCTTTGGGCAGTGGGGATGCCAGCTCCTCACGCCATCACCATCGCCGCCGCCGGCTCCACCTACCCCAACAGCCCCTGCTCCAGCGCGAAGTGTGGTGTGTGGGCACCAATGGCAAACGCTACCAGGCACAGAGCTCAACGGAGCAGACACTGCTGAGCCCAAGTGAGAAACCACGGCGCTTTGGCGTGTACCTGGACTATGAGGCTGGGCGCCTAGGCTTCTACAATGCGGAGACTCTAGCCCACGTGCATACCTTCTCAGCTGCTTTCCTGGGCGAGCGTGTCTTCCCTTTCTTTCGAGTGCTCTCCAAGGGTACTCGTATCAAGCTATGCCCTTGA